A window of Kribbella voronezhensis genomic DNA:
GTGGATCTACATCGGCACCCAGGGGATCCTCCAGGGCACCTACGAGACGTTCGCCGCCGTCGCGGCGAAGAAGTTCGGCGGCTCGCTGGCCGGCACGATCACGCTGACCGCCGGACTCGGCGGCATGGGTGGCGCGCAGCCGCTCGCGGTGACGATGAACGACGGCGTCGCGATCTGCATCGACGTGGACGACTCCCGGATCAAGCGGCGGATCGAACACCGGTACCTCGATGTGCAGGCGACCTCGGTCGACGAGGCGCTCCGGCTGGCCGAGGAGGCCAAGGCGGCCCGCAAGCCGTTGTCCATCGGCGTTCTGGGCAACGCGGCGTCGATCGTGCCGGACCTGCTGCGGCGCGGCGCGCCGATCGACATCGTGACGGACCAGACCTCGGCGCACGATCCGCTGATGTACCTGCCGGTGGGAGTGGAGTTCGAGGACTGGACCACGGCCCGCGAGAAGGACCCGGCCGGTTTCACCGAGCGCGCCCAGGAATCGATGGCACGGCACGTCGAGGCGATGGTGGGCTTCCAGGACGCGGGTGCCGAGGTGTTCGACTACGGCAACTCGATCCGCGACGAGGCCCGCAAGGCCGGGTACGCACGAGCTTTCGAGTTCCCCGGCTTCGTACCGGCGTACATCCGGCCCTTGTTCTGTGAGGGGAAGGGCCCGTTCCGGTGGGCCGCGTTGTCGGGCAACCCGGCCGATATCGCCAAGACCGACCAGGCGATCCTGGAGTTGTTCCCGGAGAACGAGCATCTGACCCGGTGGATCAAGATGGCGCAGGAGCGGGTCGCGTTCCAGGGGCTGCCGGCCCGGATCTGCTGGCTGGGCCAGGGCGAACGGGACA
This region includes:
- the hutU gene encoding urocanate hydratase gives rise to the protein MSGPRPVRAPRGTTLTARGWQQEAALRMLQNNLDPEVAEHPDELVVYGGSGKAARDWNSFDAMVRTLTTLKDDETMLVQSGRPVGVMQTHEWAPRVLIANSNLVGDWANWEEFRKLEAMGLTMYGQMTAGSWIYIGTQGILQGTYETFAAVAAKKFGGSLAGTITLTAGLGGMGGAQPLAVTMNDGVAICIDVDDSRIKRRIEHRYLDVQATSVDEALRLAEEAKAARKPLSIGVLGNAASIVPDLLRRGAPIDIVTDQTSAHDPLMYLPVGVEFEDWTTAREKDPAGFTERAQESMARHVEAMVGFQDAGAEVFDYGNSIRDEARKAGYARAFEFPGFVPAYIRPLFCEGKGPFRWAALSGNPADIAKTDQAILELFPENEHLTRWIKMAQERVAFQGLPARICWLGQGERDKAGLRFNDMVASGELEAPIVIGRDHLDTGSVASPYRETEGMLDGSDAIADWPLLNAMVNVSSGASWVSIHHGGGVGMGRSIHAGQVSVADGTELARQKLERVLTNDPGMGVIRHVDAGYQRAEEVAAEQGVRIPMRES